Part of the Lotus japonicus ecotype B-129 chromosome 6, LjGifu_v1.2 genome, GTTTGCTGAAACATGGATAAGGAAGCGGCGGATCAGTTGTGAGGGAAATATTCCGTCGCAATATCCGTCACAATGAACCTGTTTGGTGGAACATGGATGATCACGAAACTTGTGACGGAAGAATCGCTCACTAATTTTCCGTCGCTAATTCGACCTCTCTGACAAGGATTTTGGGACGGATTCATTTCCGTCGCAAAAAATCATTGAAAAAGGTGTAACGGATTTTGTTACGGGCATAATCCCTCCCAGAATTACGTCGCTATTTCTACCTCGCTGataaggattttgtgacggattcaACTTCCGTCGCAAAATCAGTTTTGGGTAAATCGATTTGGTAAAAGCATTTTTCTATCCGTCGCAAAATTGTTTTTACTTTTACTATCAGAAGGCCCAAATAAATCACAATTAAACTCAAATTGTGATTATCCACTGAGCCCACTTCATCCACAGCAGTGTTATCCACTTAGAGGCCAAACGAATCACGATTAAACTGGTTCCAAGATTTTATCTAAATTTGCCCAGATAATCTATATGGCATTTGTACATAAATACAACTTCTTGAGTGTTTCAGCGTCATTTTAAAGCCACAATCTATATGGCATTTGTACATAAAAGATTACATCCAAGTTGATATACAACAGAGGTTTACAGAACCTCAATTTCATTAAACATCAAGCTTTATTTCATTCTCCTGGTACCTTTGTTTTATACTCAAATCCTCAGGTCCAAGTTTATAATATCAATCTTAATTTCATCAGCAGAATAGTGCTTGAAAATTCTCAAAACACTGGCTTTGATGGAGCACAAAAAGTTCCATTGCTCTATAAATTAAGacatatatgaatttttttttaaagtgtaaGACATATATGAATATGACAgtacaaaaatatttttcaaaaacaacaatGGGCTGAAATTGGCCAGTTACTTTGTATACCTATTCAATGCCCTGTCTCCAATTAACTTCAAAGCCCAGCTTCCAACTTCAGTTTGTTCAACAAAAAGTTCTAACTACAGAAAACAGAAAATACTATTTAAGTAGGTTTTACATTAAGGGAATTCATTCCAGTTTGATCACATTTTGCATTATTAATAATTACTTAGATTATTGAAACTGAGTattcaaataattaaataaaataatttaatagcTGTTATAGTTAAGTACCATAATATataaatgaaagaagaaaaaaatgacatGGATAATAATTTATTAACTTTTTTTACACAAGATATATAACTTCAAAGGAGCTAGTAACATTGTTGAAACATTTAAGCAGTATCATTAACAAGAACAAATTTCCATGTCCTCCAAAACACTTGATGTTGTACTATATGCATGTGCATACATTAAGTACAAACGCAATCCTCTAAACACAATTTGCAGCTACTCACCagtcattcaatttcatttaaatGAAAGTTCACAAATCGGAGAACTCCTTGGACATAAGGACAATTCTTTCAGCAGTTTAAGCTTGTCAACTTTTAATGGTAAGGAAGACAGAGTGCATATTGCCATCGTCCGTAAAACTCTTGAATTCTccaaaatatattttacaaATTGCAGCTCACTTTCCTTGCCTTCGTAATATGTAATACAACATTTCCTAAGCTGTGAGGAAAGACATTCAGGAACAAAACAGGGAGAAATCCAAATCAAATCAGCAGTACTTGTGATCATATCAAGGAAAAAACTTTGAAGCATAGAGCACTGCTTGAGCATTGCAAGTGCCAAATGCCAGTTCATACCACGCCACCAAACAAGCTCCAAATGAGTTAAATTGAGAAAAACTGGAATGTCATTCAGGTACTTGTCAATGCAAAGAAATTCTACATTACAAATAGCTTTCAGAGGAATATCTAAGCCAATGGCAGATATATCTGCCCTGACCAACTTAGATAAGCTTTTAACGTTTTTATTACTTGCATTAGAATCAACATGGCTATGATGGTATATATCCCACACTTGCATATCCTCAAGATTTGGACACCCACTAAGAAGTTTCACGAGATATTGTGGTTCTGGAAAAGCAATATCATTCAACTGCAATGTTTTGAGAGAAGGAAGGTCAACAAAAGAAAACTCATCAACCTCCAAACCAAAAAACTTGAGAACAACAAGGGTTTTGCAGGTGAAAATGCAGCTCTTCAACCTCAGTATAGCAACTGTATCGGGTAGCTGGATATGGAGATTCTCAAGTCCACCACGTTGCATGGCAGCGTTGAGCCATATCTTGAGATCGTGATCAGAGACGTCGAAGTTGGAATCCTCACATTGGAGATGAAACGTTGTAATGGGTAGGTGCAGATTTCTGGTGAGAAAGGTTAAATTTATGAAATTGCGAAAGCAGTGATAGGGTTTGTATTTGAGGAGGTAGGTTTTGTCGTCGAAGTAGAGGGTAGGAACTGAGAGCCACAGTGGTGTCCACCGCTTTGAAAGAATGCTTGTGGATGCAGAGATTTGAGttggaagaaaagagagaatgtGACATAGAACTTCATCTGGTAACGTGCTAATCATGTCAACCATTGTTATTAATTCAACTGCTGGGTTCTCTCCACCGCTGCTAGGGTTCTCTGTGAGGCCAGGTTCACTCTGCTAGGGTTCTTTGTGCCAGTTACAAATAGGTTATGTAGATACACAAAAATTGTTGACTTCTACATTCTAGAACTGGCCCAATGACTTTATTTTTGGTCGATGGCCCAATGACTTTAAAATAAACTTTTGTCTTTTTGAAGGACTATTCTCACAAAGCCATGAAATGCATAGAACCCAAATCTGCAACTGACCCAATAGCTTTTCACCAGCACTTAACTACCAACCCAAGCCCAAGAAACACAACTAGCAAAGATCATATCTTTtttttgagagaaaaatcattttttcacCCTACAGAAACATACTTCTCAATTCTCACTAGACCAAAAAAACTCttctatctcattttcactcGTCTTCACTTTTTATCTCTATTTAATTCATATCAAAATCAtctatcatattttttattttcattctctcTACCTATATTTCAAAGGTGGAAGTGTGTGTATTAAAGTGTTAATGAAACATTTATTCATTAATAGTATAATGATCAAGATGCATGTACCATAAATTCAAGTATGCTGCTCCAATCATGAAAAATAACTTTTAATTAAGGATTGTGTTTTTGtatgaatttttaaaaacaatgttttctttttaaaatagaAATTTCATCTCTTAGTGAATTTGGACCTTAAAGTCTAATAAGTTCACGCGCTTAGGAGTTTGGAGGGCTATAATCCTCGCCTGATAAAATAATCAAAAAATCTTTCCCTAAAACATTTGATAGTTGTTGTCATTAGGATTCTTCAGGAGTTAACCCTCTTTAATGGACAATGTCTCATATTTTGATTCTAGCAATAAATGATCGTCAATAACCCTTGAAGTCATTAGACCCACTACAATGACATTTATAAGGCAATAATATACGCAATGGCAGAGAGAAACCTCTAGCCATCCAAgagacagaaaaaaaaaatctataaaagCGACCAAAAAGCTATGAGGAATGCATTTTCTCCCCTCTGCACTAACTTCACTCCAAATCTCTAATACTACTCATCATCGCTGACCCTAAGCTTACCCCCGGTTCTATAGCGAAACAAATTAAATTACGTGAATCAAACCAACCCAATTTTAATTGGTTCAGTTGATTCATATTTGATGAGAAATATTTACATTAACAAATTAAACTAATTAAATTTGATAAGTTGAGATTCTATTTAAATCAAAACATGAATCAACTCAACCCATAAACATTCTGTATCATTTCAATATTTCATAGCATATATATACAATACACAAAGAAAGTAAAAACATTTGGAGAGGTAACAAAATTTGGAGGGTTAACAAATACATGCATACTCTCATTCATAGAAATAGAGGGAGGAAAAAGGGAAGACAAAGACCACACTCATTCTGATTCCAAgaatttttcatttcatttctagAAAATGTCAAGAATCTCGATGATGCTACGATTGCAAAGTGGGCAAGACCCTCGATTCAGCCACAGCTCCCGGGAACACACCCTGCAAAAAGTGTGCCCGCATGGTATGAACGCCGCACCTTTATTCCTTCCCATGCACACGCAACACACCGAATCATTcccctcttctcctcctcttttCTCCGTCGTCACAGCCGCCGAGTCCCCAACCTCCGTCTCCTCCAGCAGCCTCATCAACGACACCCTCCATGGTGTCCCCGGCGCCCTACCCCCGCCCATAACCCGTTCCCGTTCTCCCTGTGGCCCCCGGAGCTGTCGTTCCGCCGCCAACGCCGCCGCCAGATTCATTCCTGACGAGCTCGGACCCACGCAGTCGTGCCCCGGCAACGGTTCCGGAGAGCGTTGCGGTTGTTCTTCAGGCCTGACGGTTACCGAGGTTGAACGCAATCCCCAATTGGCCCCACAGCAACCCAAGCCGATGAATCCTAACCGTTCCTTGAAGCTCCGCCTTCTCCGAGCGCCTCCATCTACGCCGTCCATTTGCTCCCTTAGCAAGCCCAGAATGGTTCTCTGCTCCCTCTGCGGTTCCTGCAATATGAGACCGAGTTGACTCATCTGTGGAGCTAGCTAGCGAGTTAGAAGAAGGTTGAGGGAGACATTGAAGaagggatgatgatgatgatggtaacTAGCGACGGTGGTGGCACAGAGATCTCGTGAAAGTGAATAACAGGGGAAAAGGAATTGGAATTGTTGCGAAATGCAGAGTGGgggtttatgtttatttaataGTGACACTCTGCACGCATTGCAAGCTCCGTTACTTGTCTTTTGTGTGTGAAATGAAAGCAAAGAAATAAGGACAAAATAGAACAAATAGCACAAGAAATGAAAATGAGGTTTCTTTACAGAGTGTGTGTGACTCTTCTTTTTATACTCTTCAAATTAGTAAACTGATCAATCTCTTTCTTGGGGCTAGGAAAGCTAACCATGGACGTGGACAATGTACAAATTCTCAAGTATTGAGACGGTAGGATTCGAACTCTAGATCATTTAGAGCATTTGCATTCTAAGGttcttaattttcaatttttaacaaTGTGTGAGCTTGTACGACCACATGTGCTCTAAGGAACTTTTGTTTTGTTCTTAGCTTAATGACTTACATATAAAAACGAGGGCTGAAGATGGAAAATGATACTCAATACGAAACAAAACTCACAAACTAGCTTACTACCGTatgatttattttcttaaattattgaataaaagtcatctgaatagttttatattatattttaaccgCAGAACTCAAAATGACTTATGGAAGATTTACAATTACCTTACTCAAAAAGATTAATGAGGGTTGAAACATGCTACATATGTGATAATAATTGGaatctatatataatataaggtTCATTTTagttgatttattgtttatttgtACACTTGCTGTTGTTGTTCTGTTTGGCCGGCATTGGCAAAGACTAAAGCCGTTGAAGCCGCCGGCACTCAACCAAATAGCTCTTGCGGCAAAGGAATAATTGGGACTAGTTTCTATTGAACACACACTTTAGTTGCATTATAATCAATATTATCTTAAGTGCCACTGCTTCATTGGATCTGGGACTTGTAAAAGCAATTAGTACAAAGCTATATAGTatagaaactttttttttataagcaaagtaTAGGAAACAATTGGTTTAAGTGGTAGTACTTTGATTTTCTTTAAGCAATGGTTAAGACTTAAGAGAGCGGAAAAGTTGAAGTTATTTATTCTTGTCCAATATTAGGCAGCATGACAGCACCTAATTATGTTAGCTAAACAAAGTTTAGGTTTGAAAGATGCTACAACCCCCTTCTTCGTTAATTAGTTGCACCAAAGTTATTTATATATGATATACATCACGTAATGATGTGCATTTACAAACAGAAAAGTTCTCTCTGcctctcatttttattttttatttttactgaCACAGTTCAatgttttattaaattatttcttcaccaagaaaaaaatatttaaattagtgCTTTGAATTTCGAAAGAACCTTGTTCTTTCAATCCATGCATGGTCCCCAGTTCgtttatatattttcatttaatgtCTCACTTTTGATTGTTAAATGGAAAATATTTTTccattattattgttgttgtggagaaaattaaacaataaaaCATTATTAGTCTGTTAGGCATAGCCTGCGAaacaaataatgaaaaatatgaGGAACGGGAAgaagataataataaaaatacaagaGAAAAATGGGAAGGAACAAAATGACAAACGAGAACTGTGGTTTGGTATGAGTGGGACTCATAAATCAAAGTAGCCACGTTATGGTCATCATGATCATAATCTTCCCTCCGTGATTAAAGCACAAATAGtttattgaaaattaaaaataatattagacACAAGTAAGAATATAAAAATTAGAATTTGATTTTAGCTAAAAGCATTATATTCTTCATAGAGTCCTTTTAATCAATGATTGGCATTGTTTGGTCAATGGAGTCCAACTAATCAACATGTGGCGATAATGGACACCATTTGTTCTGAAGCCTCCAAACTCGCTTGAGTAATGAATTGATTGATTTATTTAGTAAATTTGTTtggtaattaaaattaaaatagtaaACTAGtagtagatttttttttcaagtatTGTCGGTAGTCATGAGATTAATTCTTTCAAatcttataaattaattaagtatgtaggttttctaaaaaaaaattcttaattatAGAACTCAGCTATCTACTAGATATACTGAACTTTATTATTGCTGTAAACTAATATTTTAACCATGCAAATGCAATGAGAAAAACaattaaaatacaaataaacTAGCCTGATAATGAATAATTATAAATAAGAACCCAGAGAACATCTGGCATCTGCACATGTGCCAAAGGAAACAAATAGCAAGAATAACTTTGTGGAATCGTTGGCTTGCTTGCATATATATATGTCCAAAAAATGTATTGATGTGACCCAGGAAGGATCTAGAGGTGAAGGATGGGCCTGTGAGCCCATTCTTGATTTAGGGgagttttagtttttaatttctaATTGGGCCTGTTCCACACAGACAAAAAAGCAATCAGAACAACATTGTCAATAGTCTTCATCTGTAGATTGATTCCAAAGCAATAACCTTCATTATGGTAAAATGAAtctgatgaagaggatgatGGGAGATCCCCTTTATTAGAACTTGTGATTGTTGCACGAGATTGATGGTTATCAAAGCATGTGGTTTGTGTACTCAAGTAGTTTGTCGACACACACCTTTTAATTTGTTTGGCAAAGACTAGTCCCAGAACTCATATATTCTGACTTCTGTCACTGGCCCATTTAATATGACCGCTAAAACCGCCTTGAATGCAGCAACAACCATGTTTAGAGCTGTGCGTGCATGTGTCTTTGTTACTTGTTAGTGCCATGGTCCCCCACTTTTTGGTAGCCAACTTCCTTTTGCCATGGGCCTTTGTTGTGGCCCGTTCTGTATCCTTTGGGACTTGGCTTCTTGCCTTTTTAATTGAATCTGAtatcattgacaaaaaaaaaaacacgatTCTATTGCCATTTATTACTCAAAACCCCGTATTGCCCTTCTTCTAAATcaaatgaaaattgaaataacTAACTATATAATCCCCATGTGATGCTAGCTCACCATGGTAATATTATTGTGTTTTTGTACACACTTCTGAATCTGCTTGAGCTATTAAAGTATCCAACATTTAAATTAATACGGTTAACTCATCATTGCAGGATAAGGTTACAATCAAAGGGTGGTTATACTTATACTTGTAAATCAAGGTCAATTCAGTAATGTAcactaatatatttttttttaaatcg contains:
- the LOC130722303 gene encoding putative FBD-associated F-box protein At5g56440; this encodes MQVWDIYHHSHVDSNASNKNVKSLSKLVRADISAIGLDIPLKAICNVEFLCIDKYLNDIPVFLNLTHLELVWWRGMNWHLALAMLKQCSMLQSFFLDMITSTADLIWISPCFVPECLSSQLRKCCITYYEGKESELQFVKYILENSRVLRTMAICTLSSLPLKVDKLKLLKELSLCPRSSPICELSFK
- the LOC130725701 gene encoding putative F-box/LRR-repeat protein At5g41840 — encoded protein: MVDMISTLPDEVLCHILSFLPTQISASTSILSKRWTPLWLSVPTLYFDDKTYLLKYKPYHCFRNFINLTFLTRNLHLPITTFHLQCEDSNFDVSDHDLKIWLNAAMQRGGLENLHIQLPDTVAILRLKSCIFTCKTLVVLKFFGLEVDEFSFVDLPSLKTLQLNDIAFPEPQYLVKLLSGCPNLED
- the LOC130723722 gene encoding uncharacterized protein LOC130723722 — protein: MSQLGLILQEPQREQRTILGLLREQMDGVDGGARRRRSFKERLGFIGLGCCGANWGLRSTSVTVRPEEQPQRSPEPLPGHDCVGPSSSGMNLAAALAAERQLRGPQGERERVMGGGRAPGTPWRVSLMRLLEETEVGDSAAVTTEKRGGEEGNDSVCCVCMGRNKGAAFIPCGHTFCRVCSRELWLNRGSCPLCNRSIIEILDIF